One window from the genome of Prinia subflava isolate CZ2003 ecotype Zambia chromosome 2, Cam_Psub_1.2, whole genome shotgun sequence encodes:
- the SAYSD1 gene encoding SAYSvFN domain-containing protein 1: MAAAVERRLAQFRAARGSAAAAPRPAEAPGEAAAPEAAEGPRAAAAGPGGGAEVRPGAAAAAPVWARPLLLKVLLWAVLLALFAELELGLPYFVLSLLYWMYAGTRGPAERRPGELSAYSVFNPGCAAIAGTLRAEQLERELLHRPAAGR; the protein is encoded by the exons ATGGCGGCGGCCGTGGAGCGCCGCCTCGCCCAGTTCCGCGCCGCCCGCGGCAGCGCtgccgccgctccgcgccccgccGAGGCGCCGGGAGAGGCCGCGGCTCCGGAGGCCGCCGAGGGACCGCGGGCAGCcgcggcgggcccgggcggcGGCGCTGAG GTCCGtcccggcgcggcggcggcggctccggtGTGGGCGCGCCCgctgctgctgaaggtgctgctgTGGGCCGTACTGCTGGCGCTGTTCGCGGAGCTGGAGCTCGGGCTGCCCTACTTCGTGCTCTCCCTGCTCTACTGGATGTACGCCGGCACCCGCGGCCCCGCGGAGCGGCGGCCCGGCGAGCTCAGCGCCTACTCCGTCTTCAACCCCGGCTGCGCCGCCATCGCCGGGACGCTGCGGGCCGAGCAGCTGGAGCGGGAGCTGCTCCACCGGCCCGCCGCGGGCAGGtag